Proteins from one Cryptomeria japonica chromosome 4, Sugi_1.0, whole genome shotgun sequence genomic window:
- the LOC131038991 gene encoding receptor-like protein 7, whose protein sequence is MEYLDLSGNWFSGHLPKELFGLQNLRHLDLSTNNFIGHLPKELSGLENLRHLDLSWNYFEGEIPMDVGSLHTLTHLNLAWNEVFSSSLRWVEKLQELRYLSLEGVVLNKTTWNLEATISHLHHLHYLNLANCYLSGHIPSAIQNLTSLSHLILDDNDLSSIVPSWLGNMPHLQELSLSGNPSLSGDVGQMLCCEWPQLTKFDLSITNISGTIPPCIGNISTLLHIDMSKVEDYVVSGNVEGIIPSSLGNISSLQTLNLGGNSLSAEIPPSLGQLSSLIYLDLSHNKIDGQIPSSLGNVSSLRGIYLDDNQLNGTIPTCLALLPHVENFDLSSNNLQGNFSLDSFISTSNYLQLYLSNNKLTIQVDPNWIPPFSLKILALSSCNIEGILPPFLSTQYQLYYLDLSQNNLWGTIPPWLGDLPSLQSLNLSYNNLQGPLPLTIYMYSFRYLDLHNNQLNGCLPIPSGSSSYVHLLDLSENGFTGVIPVQIGKILQGIRFLSFSSNYLSGGIPSTIGLLQYLEVLDLSKNRLSGKIPLRLTNCSSLTRLNLGKNNLMGEIPAQIGMLSYLVALQLNGNMLKGNLPSSLQNCSSLQILDVGDNLLVGNIPLWLSKFTELMILILRSNKLQGNIPNQLSNLSKLHVLDISYNYLTGAIPPQLANLTAMMDPHPQVKSSNASDYSYYYKEEIQVINKGLELMYYNSILLLITCIDLSANQLSGGIPSEIGNLKGIHTLNFSRNNLTGNIPITFGMLEQLESLDLSNNKLHGSIPNDMLKVSSLSTFIVSNNMFCGSIPRGGQFATFSATYFSKNPNLCGFPVDNMTCKCGDNKKSSMIYLPEQETQGEGEIPWHWYVEWMTSFAVGFWGVFGILIAKRYWRRRFIQILDEFAIIFVDILSCT, encoded by the exons ATGGAGTATTTGGACTTGAGCGGAAATTGGTTTAGTGGCCATCTACCCAAAG AATTATTTGGTCTCCAAAATTTGAGGCATCTAGATCTCTCTACGAACAATTTCATTGGCCACCTACCCAAAG AATTATCTGGTCTCGAAAATTTGAGGCATCTAGATCTCTCTTGGAACTATTTTGAAGGTGAGATTCCTATGGATGTTGGCTCCTTGCACACCTTGACTCACCTCAATTTGGCTTGGAATGAAGTGTTTAGCTCTAGTTTAAGGTGGGTGGAGAAGCTGCAAGAGCTGAGATATTTGTCTCTTGAAGGTGTAGTGTTGAATAAGACAACTTGGAATTTGGAAGCAACCATttctcatctccatcatctccattacCTAAACCTTGCCAATTGCTATCTATCAGGGCACATCCCCAGTGCCATCCAAAACCTCACCTCCCTCTCCCATCTTATTTTAGATGATAATGACCTTAGTTCTATAGTGCCTTCATGGTTGGGAAATATGCCTCATTTGCAAGAGCTTAGTTTGTCTGGAAACCCATCATTGAGCGGAGATGTAGGTCAGATGTTATGTTGTGAATGGCCAcaattgaccaaatttgatttgAGCATTACCAATATATCAGGTACTATTCCACCTTGCATTGGAAATATTTCTACCCTCCTCCATATTGATATGAGTAAAGTTGAGGATTACGTTGTTAGTGGAAATGTGGAAGGAATTATTCCTTCTTCCCTTGGCAACATCTCTAGTCTTCAGACACTAAATCTTGGAGGAAACTCATTGAGTGCAGAGATCCCACCCTCACTTGGTCAACTTTCATCTTTGATTTATCTAGATCTCTCCCACAATAAAATCGATGGTCAAATACCTTCCTCATTGGGTAACGTTTCATCCTTGAGAGGTATTTATCTTGATGATAATCAACTAAATGGTACAATTCCCACTTGTCTTGCACTTCTCcctcatgtggaaaattttgatctCTCCTCCAACAATTTGCAAGGTAATTTTTCTCTTGATTCTTTCATAAGTACTAGTAACTACCTTCAACTTTATCTTTCTAATAATAAATTGACTATCCAAGTTGACCCAAACTGGATACCTCCATTTTCCCTAAAAATTTTAGCATTATCTTCTTGTAATATTGAAGGTATCCTACCTCCATTCCTTTCAacacaatatcaattatattattTGGATCTCTCCCAAAATAATCTATGGGGAACCATTCCGCCTTGGCTAGGAGATTTACCTAGTCTACAAAGTTTAAATCTATCATATAATAATTTACAAGGTCCACTACCCCTTACCATCTACATGTATTCATTCAGATATTTAGATCTACATAACAATCAATTGAATGGTTGTCTTCCAATTCCTTCAGGATCTTCCTCATATGTTCATCTATTGGATCTATCAGAAAATGGTTTTACAGGTGTTATCCCAGTGCAAATTGGCAAGATTTTACAAGGCATTAGATTCTTGTCATTTTCATCAAATTATCTAAGTGGTGGAATTCCTTCCACCATTGGTCTTTTGCAATATCTAGAAGTTCTAGACCTATCAAAGAATAGATTATCTGGTAAAATACCATTGAGACTGACTAATTGCTCTTCTTTGACAAGACTGAACTTGGGAAAGAATAATTTGATGGGGGAGATTCCAGCTCAGATAGGAATGTTAAGCTATCTTGTGGCACTACAACTGAATGGAAATATGCTTAAGGGAAACTTGCCATCTAGTCTTCAGAATTGCTCCAGCTTGCAGATTTTAGATGTGGGTGATAATTTATTAGTGGGAAATATACCCCTTTGGCTATCAAAATTCACCGAGTTGATGATACTTATTTTAAGGTCAAATAAACTCCAAGGGAACATTCCAAACCAATTAAGCAATCTTTCAAAATTGCATGTGCTAGATATTTCATATAATTATTTGACTGGGGCCATCCCACCACAGTTGGCAAATTTAACAGCAATGATGGATCCACATCCACAAGTAAAAAGCTCAAATGCTAGTGATTATTCCTATTATTACAAAGAAGAGATCCAAGTTATCAACAAAGGATTAGAATTGATGTATTATAATTCTATTTTGTTACTTATAACTTGCATTGATCTATCTGCAAATCAATTATCAGGTGGCATTCCTTCAGAAATTGGAAATCTTAAAGGTATACACACTTTGAACTTCTCAAGGAACAATCTTACAGGAAATATTCCAATCACTTTTGGAATGCTAGAGCAGTTAGAATCATTGGATCTTTCAAACAACAAATTGCATGGAAGCATTCCAAATGACATGCTAAAAGTTTCTAGCCTAAGCACTTTTATTGTATCTAACAACATGTTTTGTGGAAGCATCCCAAGAGGGGGTCAGTTTGCAACTTTCTCTGCCACCTATTTCTCTAAGAATCCTAATCTTTGTGGATTCCCAGTTGATAATATGACATGTAAATGTGGAGATAATAAAAAATCTAGCATGATTTATCTTCCAGAACAAGAGACTCAAGGAGAAGGAGAAATTCCATGGCATTGGTATGTCGAGTGGATGACAAGTTTTGCTGTTGGATTTTGGGGGGTGTTTGGAATCTTGATTGCCAAAAGGTATTGGAGAAGAAGATTCATCCAAATCTTAGATGAATTTGCCATTATTTTTGTAGATATATTAAGTTGTACTTGA